One region of Eubalaena glacialis isolate mEubGla1 chromosome 6, mEubGla1.1.hap2.+ XY, whole genome shotgun sequence genomic DNA includes:
- the MFSD1 gene encoding major facilitator superfamily domain-containing protein 1 isoform X1 — protein MSNCGHVSTVFAGLGQWLLPGVAVAVVSRSPVGPMEEEEEEARALLPGGPNEADRGAPVTPPAPGALPALCDPSRLGHRLLVLLLMCFLGFGSYFCYDNPAALQTQVKRDMQVNTTKFMLLYAWYSWPNVVLCFFGGFLVDRVFGIRWGTIIFSCFVCVGQVVFALGGIFRAFWLMEFGRFVFGIGGESLAVAQNTYAVSWFKGKELNLVFGLQLSMARIGSTVNMNLMGWLYSKVEASLGSPGHTTLGVTLMIGGITCILSLVCALALAYLDQRAERILHKEQGKTGEVIKLTDVKDFSFPLWLIFIICVGYYVAVFPFIGLGKVFFTEKFGFSSQAASAINSIVYVISAPMSPIFGLLVDKTGKNIIWVLCAVVTTLASHMMLAFTLWNPWIAMCLLGLSYSLLACALWPMVAFVVPEHQLGTAYGFMQSIQNLGLAVISIIAGMILDTWGYLFLEVFFIACVSFSLLSVVLLYLVNRAQGGNLNYSARQREEIKLSHAE, from the exons ATGAGCAACTGCGGTCACGTGAGCACTGTTTTCGCTGGGCTCGGGCAGTGGCTTCTTCCCGGAGTTGCAGTCGCTGTCGTCTCTCGGTCTCCCGTCGGCccgatggaggaggaggaggaggaagcgaGGGCGCTGCTGCCTGGCGGCCCCAACGAGGCCGACAGAGGCGCTCCCGTTACACCCCCTGCCCCCGGGGCGCTGCCGGCTCTCTGCGACCCCAGCCGCCTGGGGCACCGGCTTTTGGTGCTGTTGCTGATGTGCTTCCTTGGTTTCG gCAGCTACTTTTGCTATGATAATCCTGCTGCCCTTCAGACTCAGGTTAAACGG GATATGCAAGTGAATACCACGAAATTCATGCTGCTGTATGCCTGGTATTCTTGGCCCAATGTagttttgtgtttctttggtGGCTTTTTGGTAGACCGCGTATTTGGAATACG ATGGGGCACCATTATTTTTAGTTGCTTTGTTTGCGTTGGACAG GTTGTTTTTGCTCTGGGTGGAATATTTCGTGCTTTTTGGCTGATGGAATTTGGAAGGTTTGTGTTTGG gATTGGTGGGGAGTCCTTAGCAGTTGCCCAGAATACATATGCTGTGAGTTGGTTTAAAGGCAAAGAATTAAACTTGGTGTTTGGACTCCAGCTTAGCATGGCTAGAATT gGAAGTACAGTAAACATGAACCTCATGGGATGGCTGTATTCTAAGGTTGAAGCTTCGTTGGGTTCTCCTGGTCACACAACCCTTGGGGTCACCCTTATGATCG ggGGTATAACATGTATTCTTTCACTAGTCTGTGCCTTGGCCCTTGCTTACTTGGATCAGAGAGCAGAACGAATCCTTCATAAAGAACAAGGGAAAACAG GTGAAGTTATCAAGTTAACTGATGTAAAGGACTTCTCCTTCCCCCTGTGGCTCATATTTATCATCTGTGTCGGCTATTATGTTGCTGTGTTCCCTTTCATTGGACTTGGGAA agttttctttACAGAGAAATTTGGATTTTCCTCCCAGGCAGCGAGTGCTATTAACAG TATTGTATATGTAATATCAGCTCCCATGTCCCCAATATTTGGGCTTCTGGTGGATAAAACAGGAAAGAACATCATCTGGGTTCTGTGTGCAGTGGTGACCACTCTTGCTTCCCACATGATGCTGGCCTTCACTCTGTGGAACCCTTGGATTGCTATG TGTCTCCTGGGACTCTCCTACTCATTGCTTGCCTGTGCATTGTGGCCAATGGTGGCGTTTGTAGTTCCCGAACATCAGCTGGGAACTGCATATGGCTT CATGCAGTCCATTCAGAATCTTGGGTTGGCAGTCATTTCCATCATTGCTGGCATGATATTGGATACTTGGGGATATCTGTTTTTAGAAGTTTTCTTCATTGCCTGTGTTTCTT tCTCACTTTTATCTGTGGTCTTACTCTACTTGGTGAATCGTGCCCAAG GTGGGAACCTAAATTATTCTGCAAgacaaagggaagaaataaaactttctcaTGCAGA GTGA
- the MFSD1 gene encoding major facilitator superfamily domain-containing protein 1 isoform X2, whose amino-acid sequence MSNCGHVSTVFAGLGQWLLPGVAVAVVSRSPVGPMEEEEEEARALLPGGPNEADRGAPVTPPAPGALPALCDPSRLGHRLLVLLLMCFLGFGSYFCYDNPAALQTQVKRDMQVNTTKFMLLYAWYSWPNVVLCFFGGFLVDRVFGIRWGTIIFSCFVCVGQVVFALGGIFRAFWLMEFGRFVFGIGGESLAVAQNTYAVSWFKGKELNLVFGLQLSMARIGSTVNMNLMGWLYSKVEASLGSPGHTTLGVTLMIGGITCILSLVCALALAYLDQRAERILHKEQGKTGEVIKLTDVKDFSFPLWLIFIICVGYYVAVFPFIGLGKVFFTEKFGFSSQAASAINSIVYVISAPMSPIFGLLVDKTGKNIIWVLCAVVTTLASHMMLAFTLWNPWIAMCLLGLSYSLLACALWPMVAFVVPEHQLGTAYGFMQSIQNLGLAVISIIAGMILDTWGYLFLEVFFIACVSFSLLSVVLLYLVNRAQGGNLNYSARQREEIKLSHAE is encoded by the exons ATGAGCAACTGCGGTCACGTGAGCACTGTTTTCGCTGGGCTCGGGCAGTGGCTTCTTCCCGGAGTTGCAGTCGCTGTCGTCTCTCGGTCTCCCGTCGGCccgatggaggaggaggaggaggaagcgaGGGCGCTGCTGCCTGGCGGCCCCAACGAGGCCGACAGAGGCGCTCCCGTTACACCCCCTGCCCCCGGGGCGCTGCCGGCTCTCTGCGACCCCAGCCGCCTGGGGCACCGGCTTTTGGTGCTGTTGCTGATGTGCTTCCTTGGTTTCG gCAGCTACTTTTGCTATGATAATCCTGCTGCCCTTCAGACTCAGGTTAAACGG GATATGCAAGTGAATACCACGAAATTCATGCTGCTGTATGCCTGGTATTCTTGGCCCAATGTagttttgtgtttctttggtGGCTTTTTGGTAGACCGCGTATTTGGAATACG ATGGGGCACCATTATTTTTAGTTGCTTTGTTTGCGTTGGACAG GTTGTTTTTGCTCTGGGTGGAATATTTCGTGCTTTTTGGCTGATGGAATTTGGAAGGTTTGTGTTTGG gATTGGTGGGGAGTCCTTAGCAGTTGCCCAGAATACATATGCTGTGAGTTGGTTTAAAGGCAAAGAATTAAACTTGGTGTTTGGACTCCAGCTTAGCATGGCTAGAATT gGAAGTACAGTAAACATGAACCTCATGGGATGGCTGTATTCTAAGGTTGAAGCTTCGTTGGGTTCTCCTGGTCACACAACCCTTGGGGTCACCCTTATGATCG ggGGTATAACATGTATTCTTTCACTAGTCTGTGCCTTGGCCCTTGCTTACTTGGATCAGAGAGCAGAACGAATCCTTCATAAAGAACAAGGGAAAACAG GTGAAGTTATCAAGTTAACTGATGTAAAGGACTTCTCCTTCCCCCTGTGGCTCATATTTATCATCTGTGTCGGCTATTATGTTGCTGTGTTCCCTTTCATTGGACTTGGGAA agttttctttACAGAGAAATTTGGATTTTCCTCCCAGGCAGCGAGTGCTATTAACAG TATTGTATATGTAATATCAGCTCCCATGTCCCCAATATTTGGGCTTCTGGTGGATAAAACAGGAAAGAACATCATCTGGGTTCTGTGTGCAGTGGTGACCACTCTTGCTTCCCACATGATGCTGGCCTTCACTCTGTGGAACCCTTGGATTGCTATG TGTCTCCTGGGACTCTCCTACTCATTGCTTGCCTGTGCATTGTGGCCAATGGTGGCGTTTGTAGTTCCCGAACATCAGCTGGGAACTGCATATGGCTT CATGCAGTCCATTCAGAATCTTGGGTTGGCAGTCATTTCCATCATTGCTGGCATGATATTGGATACTTGGGGATATCTGTTTTTAGAAGTTTTCTTCATTGCCTGTGTTTCTT tCTCACTTTTATCTGTGGTCTTACTCTACTTGGTGAATCGTGCCCAAG GTGGGAACCTAAATTATTCTGCAAgacaaagggaagaaataaaactttctcaTGCAGAGTaa